Genomic DNA from Channa argus isolate prfri chromosome 2, Channa argus male v1.0, whole genome shotgun sequence:
AAATGACTTACATAATCAACACcctccttacacacacacacacacacacacacacacacacacttcaagaAATGTGAAGTCAGCACTTAATAACACTGTTGATAACTGTGTAAAAATAGCCAAATATAATCAGTCATGTTCAGCAAGTCAATTTACACTTTGACCAAGGGAGCAgaataaaactgacattttatgTAGCTCTGCTACCTAATGAGGCTCATCCCTGACCCAGAGTCATGATCCTCATGTGGGTGAAGTAGCAGCTGTTACTCTGAATTAAACCAGATTGTATTAATCCATTTCTGTATGTTGTGAATTTTATCATGCTaattttcacaaatgttttgaGCAAGTGTGCAAAATGCACAGAGTGTGTTCATTCATAGATCGGGCATGACCTGTACCTTTATGTTCACAGGTATACAAGGACACACAGCATAACTCTTCCTGGTATCAAGTAAATTTATTTCACGATTACAGTGAATTCTTTTTCTTCATGCTGGATTTTCCAAttaatttcaatttcagttgGCAGCTCTTGACAGCCAAGACAAAagacttttttccattttattgagACAGATTGACCAAGAGTGTTGCTGCCATCTACAGACTCGAGATTACATTTGTTACCCCTTCCATCTACCCACCACAATCCCTCTTCTCACATACACAATGTAAACAGCCGAGGCCTTGAATAAAAACGAAATGATCTGAGACGTCTGTGCCTGCAGCAGAGACATGCGTGAGGCAGAGCATACATACAGATAAACATAACAGCAGATTATGTTGAGATCTCCAGTATCCACCTGCAGCAGAGCACAGAATTAGCTGGCTGCAAATCAATCACCGCCAGAAAGGTTTAGAGCCTTCACAATACATCCCGCCTACACAATTAATCTTACGTGTAATGTACACACAGAGATGTTGCTCAGGTGGTCCAAAACGTTTTGGCTCGTGACTTCTAAAATCAAATGCAAAGTCCATTCACAGCCCTTCTCAAAGGTTGCATGTCTCCACACTTTGTgaccttttaactttttttagttCTCATATTGATTTATTAAGTATTTTTGTAACCTGAGGGGGTAAAATAATTCAGCAATGTAATCCAGTAAAGTAAAATCTTGAAAAAGACACATACCTGTATATCTGAGTTGAAGACTGTATTGATTTTTCTGTCACAAGCCATTAATCACCATGACCGCTGGGATTTATCTTATGACCCCTTTGGGTGGTCCTTCCCCACAGGTTGGAATCCACTGCAGACAAATGCAGCTGTTGTAAAACCAAACCAGAAATAAAATTCAGTAACCTCAGTACAAAAGCTCAACTAAGAATTCTAAAAATTAGACCGGTTTCTGCCCCCAGGAGTGACCCTGGGAACGAATACCTGCACGTTTTTCCTCTTGTTGTCGGCTGCAGACAATCTATAGTGCAGCTCCTTTTTGCCTGTTTGTCCTGTAGGCACACAAATGAACtcctaccaaaaaaaaaaaaaaaaaaagggtggaaGGTGAAGGGTGTACAAGGCTCCCCTGGACTGAAAATAGCATAATTGCAGCAGGTGATGTCCACTAAATGGACAAAGGCTTAAAGAGCATTGGAGGAGATATTTTGGAAATGTCATGCTTTGGCATTATTAACATACCCCTTGTGTTAGCCTGAATGAGGTTGTTACAGCAAGCAAGCGGAACAGAcaggaaggcaggcaggcaggcaggcaggcaggcaggactACATAAAGGAGAGAGATTCATTACAGTTTTCATCAGCAGGGCACAATTACTTGGGACACACTGGTTGTTCAGAGGCTTGTCATCATGTCTGCCATCTATTTCAATTCAAACCCAGGCAACAAGCAAAGGCAATGGCTGTGTTGAGAGCATGGCAGGCGACTTGCATTCCACAGTCTGCTCTTTGGAAAAGTTCCCTGCTAAAAATGCCACGTGTTTAACTCTGATGGAAATACACTGAATACCTACTGTGAGGATAAAAATGATTATCTCACCCAGTCATTTTGCCAGGAATGACTCAGCTTTCACGAGGTTGGATGTGCGAGCACCTTCAAGAGGTACTGTGACAATACACAGATTTCCATAGTTTCACTCCTGCATGTGCCCTGCTACACAGAGGGgaaatgttttcacacttcCAGCTCCACCAACTGAGAAATGGCTCAATTTGCACATCGTTAGCAGTCCCAGTGGAAACCAATTAGTAGTCTGTGGCTGTGAGCTGACCAGTTGCCATTTGATTTCCTTTTGGTTCATACAGTGCAATAGTTTATTGTTGGATTATTATGGttcacaaacaaaactaaaagcaaGTACATTTCAATGTACATGTGACTCTTCTCATTCCATGCAGTTTAAAGGCCAATCCCCCCCCCTCAACACTTTGGAAAACCATATTCAAGCTTTTCTGCCACTCTGAATTAGGGAAGAATGTGTTTTGGGGGGTAATCCTGAATAGCCTCTGGGTGTTTTGCACACACTCACCAGCTGTTTCATCAGTTTGGTGTTGTGATGGTAAAAGACCGGCAGGTGCTGCCTCCCTGTGTTTACACACTGCAACTGCTGCCATTTCCAGTAACAACACTGATACACAGCTCCTCTCAACATAAAGGTTGGAGAGCACAAGACCAGCAGAAAAACTTCCATTACATGGTATAACAGTCTGTCCAGCATATGACTCACATCCCAAATTAACATCACAGCAGTACAATAACAATAGTGAAGACACTTGGTGGTTAATACACTAAAGCACCCGTAAGTTGGTGCCAATTGTGTAAGGGCCACTGGTTCCACGTATGTGGGTTTGTCATCTTTTGGGATAACCTGATAACAATAAGCTGAAGGATGTTGCAAAGCATGGCTCTttttctctaaaataaaaaaatgtttttacaaaatatcaTCTGTAACGTCTAAATGCTCACTGACTCTTGCTGAGACAGCAAACAAAGCAGAAGCAAAGTGTATGGTTGAACAGTGTTTATTTAAACGATTTCCTAGattaacacaaagacagaaatacagcaGATAAATTCAGTGTTGTCTTTGAGGCACACAGGAAAAGATCATCACAACAGGTAAGAAACAATCATTCTCTGCCACCTGTCTGTTAAATACTTTAAGATATTTTATAGacttcaaacaaacaatcaaaaaagaGTGACATCAGTAGGTAAATGAATAAGGCTACAAGAAATACAGTAGGTCCTTACACAAAGTTATCGCTGAAACTTTGGCATCAGTAGATTAATCCCTTGTACAAAAAGGcgacaaaaacaaaccaaataaaaatatcagcaaTTTCTTATGAGTGGCACTGCTTGTATGCATTAACACAATCGCAAAATCACTTCATTAACAAACTTCGTACCTTAGAGCAGTCATACAAGGGTAAAATGCTGGCATTACTGTGTGAAAAACGCTAATTTAAACGCTGTTTAAGTTAgcagattttattaaaacatcaaCAAACACTGACAAGTTGTTGTGAAGACTTTTTAAGTATTGAagttaaaaataagaaaatgcatcaaatcttacagaaaataatcatttaataaaagaaattacaaaaaatataaaaaccagGTTTAAACATTGAAAAGGCCACTTTtgaataaagattttaaatgcaCGACTGTATAGTTAATGTGGAAAACAATTGTGGTTGCAGTAGAAAACGGACCCAGTAGTGGGCTCGTTAAATCATACTGCTGACAGAGggaagctgctgctgtgaccAGGGATAACATTTTCAGCAAAATGTTTCGGTTTTATTCCACTGATCTTTACACCACTCGAGTGTAGCAACTAGTCCATGCATATAAATGCACATCAAAGGAAATGTAAGTCGAAGAAAACTACAGGTGTTTAGTCCCGAGGAGCTGGTCCTAAAGTGATTTAGTCAATCAGTGATAAAATTCTCTTCTCAGACTGAGACTGAAATGTTAGTGCCTAATTACTTCAAGAAACCTTGTAATGTTTTTCCACCCTTTGTTTACCAAAATGAGATCCTCTGATGTGCAGTGTGATCCATTGCCAAAATTTCCTTCCCCTATGtgcaaagcaaagaaaagaaccTATGGGCTATTTGAGTATAGCATGCGGTGATAAAGTCACCCAcacacttttcttctttttcttctcttagtACGGCTCTGCCTTTAGACTTCGATATAGGCAGCATGTAAACACCATCCCTATGATCTGGGGATTGAATGCAGGAGATGGAAAACATAATTTAGCAAAACTAGACTCTTGatgaatatacatttatttgatttcaGTTTACATGTAAACACCTTGTTTAAAAAGAGGACTCACCTGTACACAGGCAATTCCGACACCCACGGCTCCTATGATCTTCAGATGTTCCAGGATGAATTTCTCCAGTTTACTCATGCAGCCACCCtaagtgaaaaacaaagtgtCTTCATCTTGCATCAGTTAATGTGGGAGTATTTGCTGGGgtctcattaaaaacaaatgctatGCATAAGGTCCTTTTTGTGCTGCGGCTGCTGCTCCTACACCACACACATTCAAGACACTGATACTATACTGAGACCTGACAGAACTACAGATCACAAACTGAAAACCCAACCCGTTAAAGTGACACCAGCAGCACACTTTAATGTCTCACCTCCACCTTGTAGATGTTGGATGGGTGCTGCCTTCGCCCACAGAACTCTGTGGGAGTCTTACAGCAGCTGTCAGGCACCACCCTGCCTTCCGCGTCACTGGAGCGAATCCAGATGCTCTCTCCCCAGTCAGATGAACTGTTGCTCCCACAGCACTTAAACTGACAAGGGAGACAGAGGACAATGCACAAATTAgcctataatatatatatatataatattataatattattaaaagccacataaacataaaaaccatTACAAGACATTAATGGTGTCAATATTGTCATCTTTCTACATGAAAAGATTGACACCGTTTATGTCTGTCCATAAATTTGATGACGAATGCAGAGTTAGCTCAGCTTATCATAAAGACtcaaaaaaaggagaaactgtTAGCCCGGCTCTGCCTAAGAGtagcaaaatgcagaaaaattgCAGAtgcaggagttttttttttggctggaGAACTAGGTTCTCTACTGATGGCCTAACTTACCCAGCTATTGCAGGAAAAAGTCTagcaaaaaaacacttaaaaacccACAATGTCATTTGTAAATGTCTGTTTCTAGATGGATTAAATAAAGATGTAGTGTGATATTTAGTGCCCTCCAAATGTGCAGGCAGGTGTTTACCACATCACATTACCACAACACATTTGCTGTTTCAGGTTGTTCATATTTTGACATACAGATATGAGTGGGgtatttgtaaatattaaaaattatataaacaaaataatgttacaATAAAGAATAAACACCTGGTCACTGGGGCTTCTCTTACTTTAAAACCTGAGCATAAAATATAAACGGACTGAAGTGTCAACTGCAGTGCATATTGATTAATTCATTCATGTGCTGTCAACTGGTATAAGcacaaaactgaataaaaaattaattatagtATAGGGCAGACCAGCCCATCATGCTTAGCTgcaatcagatttttttttgactcCCTCCATCACTGAAATCTCCCTCCATCACTGAAATCCGTCCAATTTGCCAGCCACATGTGCAGCATGTGTCTAATTATAAGATGTGAAGTCCAGTTTTCCAGTGTGAGAAACAACCACTGTGACTGTCCTCTtctaaacaaatattatttgttattttggtgTTTGGgctaaaaataacattaaccCCCCCACATTGCAAAATCTGTACGGATATCCATCCAAGAAGAGACTTACCTCCTGCTGCAGTTTGTCCACAGCACTGGTGATGTGTTCATAGGACTTCTGCTTATATTTCTGGATCATGGTCTGTCTCAGGTTCTGCTTAAGTTCCTCATTCAActgttcagacacacacacacacaatcagtcCATTACATAGCAAGACAAAAATCCCAGGCCAGCATGACCATTACCGATACATTTGTTACAACTGTTGATTTTGTTACTGATGAGCTTTATAGAGCACAGGATTTATTGTTCTCTTGACAACAGATGTCATGGAGAGCAGCTCCAACAAGAGTAGCAGATGAGGATGGAAGATGGCAGAAGaagtctgtttttttccccccttctctAGACCAGTGGCAGAAAACGCTCACTGAAGTGGGAAGACTTTGGGGCTCAGTTTCTATGGCAACAAGCCAGCTGGGAAACCACTGCAAATCAAAGCGTGAAGGAGATATCAAGGGAATGAATgatgaagagaggaagggggaaCAAGAACGAGATGCGATGAGAAGTGAAGacaaagaggaaaggaaaggcggtgaaggaataaaaaaggatggatgaaagggtttattttcttctttttgtacgTGTTGACTGACGTGAAAACTGCAATTCAAGATTTAAAACACCTGTTAGTAGAAATAGCAGGTGTGGGAGTGAACAGCATTATGACActgcacaaaacaaaccaacataAGTTCAAGCCTCCGTTCAGGTGACAGCAGCAGGTTGAACATTGAGCTGCAGAGCCACAGGTCTGAAGCCTGTTGCTTGAGTCCCACAATTGCTAAGCAAAATAATGGCAGCTGCAGTAGCGGTTGAGACCTGCAGATGATAAAAATTATAGTGCACCATCAACAAGCAAGGAAGGAAACAGCATCTGCTGTTTGGGTACTGGTGCCCCCTGAAGGAAATGACTTACAGTTGCAGTAGGAGTTTGAGAGTTTTGgtcatgtgaaaatattttcagtggAGTACTACTGGGAAAGCTAAGTTCCTACTGCTTACGTGACATCATTTCTCCAGAACCGTCCACTTCAATGCAGTTTTTGCACGTAACTGCTTCACTTTACCAAACTTTACTAGATGCAGTGAGGCTTGTAGggatatttaattatatttgtatGAACATTATTCTTGttaaatgtgattgtttttgtgaATAAGTAATTAGCAGGTTCCACAGAGGAGGCCCCATTGgcatattataaaaatatataaaaataaaaggagacaAAGCTTTGGAAGCAGGAGAGCGATGGAGTGCATTGAATGCTTGTGTTCAGATGTGTAAAGAAGTTATAATGAAAGCAGTGCATCCACTAAACAAAGAAATGTCCTGTTGCTGAGCTACAAGATACCAGGCTTTAACACTAGTTGGTGAGGGGTTGTGCCGGTGAAGGGTTATGTCATACTAATATTAAATGGAGACAATAAATCTTCATTGCAACTGGCTGCTGTGCTGTTACACTAAATCTACTGTTAAAGCAGAAACGTGCAACAGCAGCTAGTCAGTTAtactttgtaaaataaattagacaAGCTCAGTTTTGAGTTTGAGTggatttctgttaaaaaaaaaaaaaaaaaaaaaatcataaaatcattattttttgtgACTGTGACACAGTGCACTCAGCTTTGTTATGTATATtactggaggcatttttcattcCATTTGGACTAAATGTACCACTTACCacagttatttttaa
This window encodes:
- the LOC137117890 gene encoding CD151 antigen-like, encoding MGVSEEKNETCGTVCLKYILFTFNFLFWLAGGVVMAVGVWTLVEKSDYISLLPSKTYAVSAYILVLAGAIVMVTGVLGCCATFKEKRRLLRMYFVLLLCIFLLEILAGILAYVYYQQLNEELKQNLRQTMIQKYKQKSYEHITSAVDKLQQEFKCCGSNSSSDWGESIWIRSSDAEGRVVPDSCCKTPTEFCGRRQHPSNIYKVEGGCMSKLEKFILEHLKIIGAVGVGIACVQIIGMVFTCCLYRSLKAEPY